GGCGACGGCCGCAACGAGCTGAACCGAGGCCGTGGCGCCCGAGGTGGCGATCACGGCGAGGACAACCACGACGATCTCCGGTGCAGGGCCCATGGCAAGTCCCACCGCGAAAGCCACCCACAGCGTGCCGCTGTTCCAGGCGTCGCGGGCGCGCGCCACCAGACGGCGGGAGGTACCCCTCAGCAGGTCTGATTCCTCGGAGCCCGGCGCATCGGCCGGTGCCGCCATCGCCCCTGGGCCCGTGCCCGGCGACGACAACAGGCCGTCACCCGTCTGCGCGACCGCGGCGCCGGCACGTCGGCGCAGACGCATGCGCGCGGCGATCGCGGCGGCGACGAACAACGCGAACAGTCCGATACCTATTTGCAGATGCGCGAACCGCGACTTGTCCGACGGGGCCGTCAGGCGGTCCGAGAAGGAATCGAACAGCGGCGTGAAATGGAGAAGCAAAAGGGGTCCGACGATGAGAAAAAGACTCACCGTCAGGCAACCGATCCAGAAAGCGAGCAGATTCTGAGCGGGTTTTTGCCGGGAGATCAGCAGGAGCAGGACACCGAGACGCACCGGATTGAGCGTCCCCATAAGCGCCAGGCCCATTACTGAGCTCCACATGGCCGCCACGCTACAGCTTCAGATTTTTGTCTGTGGGCTGTTCCACGCCTGCCCACTTCAGCCCGGTTTGCCGTTTGCGACCGCAAAAACACGTGGCCAGAACGCTGTTCGCGGCCGACGTCAGTTTCCGAATCGTTCTGTGCCCTCAACAGACCTGGCCTAGTGTTGGACCGTCCGAGATCAGCGGGCAGCGGCAACGACGCACTGTCCTCGAACAGTTCGACGGCCAGCATCGGGGGGAATGATGATCATCGACAAAGCCCACCAGTCGCGGTGTACCGGGGCGTCACTTCGACCGGCGGCCGCGCCGACGAAGGGACGCCACCCATGACCGCTGCGAACAACGGCAAGCGAAACCGTCCGGTGATCCTCTTCGTCCTCGGCATGGGCCGGTCGGGTTCGTCCGCACTCACCCGCGTGCTCTCACTGTGCGGGGCCACACTGCCGACAAAGATGATGGGCGCG
This genomic window from Mycolicibacterium goodii contains:
- a CDS encoding GAP family protein gives rise to the protein MWSSVMGLALMGTLNPVRLGVLLLLISRQKPAQNLLAFWIGCLTVSLFLIVGPLLLLHFTPLFDSFSDRLTAPSDKSRFAHLQIGIGLFALFVAAAIAARMRLRRRAGAAVAQTGDGLLSSPGTGPGAMAAPADAPGSEESDLLRGTSRRLVARARDAWNSGTLWVAFAVGLAMGPAPEIVVVVLAVIATSGATASVQLVAAVAYIAGVLAVVEIALISYVLAPARTEPVLRRLRGWALVHRLHVLVVIFAVVGISSLVRGLSVV